Proteins encoded by one window of Gouania willdenowi chromosome 4, fGouWil2.1, whole genome shotgun sequence:
- the LOC114461705 gene encoding extensin-like, translating to MDFHKFNKSTQTPPTWSPPPHTNSHATSTAPHGGCCRSPMPRHKTSPQHQYSTTNDRPQASSPTLPEAVWGWRQCVAPHCLKQCGATPNSGQPTSRWVRPRKLRPRIHPRNTRSTQAGAGWSLTQPTVTSVVKANPQRTQPEHPDEPAEQLIAPPGIQSPAAPGHRSCPQAAAAPTLDPPALNPIPSPPDQHRPTWPNNTTPSAKRLKKERAPQAAQEEPPHQPKTNKQAHTAHINGNIASTTPSRRPPTITHAPKEDVSPVPTQPRR from the exons ATGGACTTCCACAAATTTAACAAGAGCACCCAAACACCCCCAACCTGGTCGCCGCCACCCCACACCAACTCCCACGCCACCAGCACAGCCCCCCATGGTGGCTGCTGTCGATCACCCATGCCCCGACACAAGACGTCTCCCCAGCACCAATACAGCACGACGAATGACAGGCCCCAAGCCTCCAGCCCCACACTGCCTGAAGCAGTGTGGGGCTGGAGGCAGTGTGTGGCCCCACACTGCCTGAAGCAGTGTGGGGCCACACCAAACAGCGGCCAACCCACGAGCAGATGGGTGCGCCCCAGAAAGCTCCGCCCAAGGATCCACCCCCGAAACACGAG ATCCACCCAGGCAGGCGCCGGATGGAGCCTGACCCAGCCCACAGTGACATCAGTGGTGAAGGCAAACCCCCAAAGAACCCAGCCGGAGCACCCTGACGAGCCGGCAGAGCAGCTCATTGCACCCCCCGGCATCCAGAGCCCCGCAGCCCCAGGACACAGAAGCTGCCCTCAGGCAGCAGCCGCCCCTACTCTGGACCCCCCAGCCTTGAACCCCATACCCTCCCCACCGGACCAACACAGGCCCACATGGCCAAACAACACAACACCATCCGCAAAGAGGCTTAAAAAAGAGAGAGCACCACAAGCTGCCCAAGAAGAGCCACCTCACCAGCCAAAGACAAACAAGCAAGCACACACAGCCCACATAAATGGCAACATCGCCAGTACAACCCCCTCACGGAGGCCGCCGACAATTACCCATGCCCCGAAAGAAGACGTCTCCCCAGTACCAACACAGCCCAGACGATGA